The segment tgtccttcctgtagtgagATAGTTGTAGTTCACTGATTTGACTGACCCCAGAAGTACTGAAATACAGTTAATGCACCCATTAGCATCCCACCCTTCACTATCATATACAATATAGTTCTCATTTAGGAAGTGTGCTGTACAATAAATCAATTGAAGCAGATTAGTGCTACCTGCCACGTTTTATTTGTTTACCTTGACTGGGTAATTGCCGCTGGTGGAGACTGATTTCTTAACAATCAAATCTTCTTGCAGCTTCTGTAGTTCTGCAATCTGTCGGTCTTTCTCAGCAACTGTCATTTGACATTGATTTCGTAGTGCCTCGGACTCTGAGAGGAGGAGGCTTTTTTCCGTTCTGAACATAAAATAACAAACTagccattaaataacaacaaactATAGACAAGTCAATGAGAATGATAAAGTTGTCCTAAttgttatttctaaaataaataatagcagTTTTTAAACAATTATATGTAAATATGGTCCATTTTATGAACATTCTCATGCATATTTCAGTTTGAAGAggtctactttaaaaaaaagctttgaaagtGATATCATCATGTTTTCTTCATTGGATTGGAGACAAGAGTCTACTGTCTTTAAAGataataatatttctttatGCAATACATACTTGAGCTATCTAAAGAATAATGTTGGGCAGCAGAGCAACCCTAGGTTATAGTAGTGTTGAGTACTGCTCAAGATATACAGTCTATTCCATTTCAAACAACGTAAATTTGAAGAGGAGTGCCTAGACTCAAAATACTATTAAATAAGCAAACACATCACATCTCCAGAAAGTGCTGTCATAATACAAATGAAATTACAAAGGGCATAACATCAATTTAAAATACGCTTTCGAAGTTTAgaaaaatacttggaaaaaaCTGTCAACCTGTCAAGTCTACTAATTAGTACATGGTTTGAATTATCTCATGCTAACTTGCTcacatttgcaaagaaaaatgtggGGCTGGCCTTCTGATCtacatcccccctccacacacacacccttctCTAGTATAAAACAGGTATTATCTGACAGAGGCTTTAATGGCATAAATTGTACTACAGACAGTAAAATACAGTAAGGCACTAGGGATACTGCCTACTAGCctgaaatccaaacaaaattattttcactgaACTGATGATAACATGTTTTCACACTTCGAATCACCTCCAACTAGTTTAAAACTTGAACAGTCTAGGACAACCAAATACTGATCTGTCTCTACTGAGTGCCACTTAAAAATGCCTACTACCTTCTTTGAACGCAGACCTCATATGGTATTCACAGAAAGGCATCACATTATTCATTTCACACAGATAGTGCAAGATGTGAATAATGTTGAAGTGAACCCTTCAATCTACAAAAATATTGCTCAAATGTGAAATGAAGTTAATTTTCAATATGTAGTTGGCTCACACTTGCAATATTTCAGatgtctattaaaaaaaatggagaaaacattCAGCCATCCCAATGGTTACTCTTACTGAGAAGAGAATATGATACAACGCATAGAAATATGATTCTTAAACTGTGATTTCATATACCCAAGTCACCAGCTGGAGAGAAAACATTCATTCAAGATTGATTGAAATTTTGCATAAACAAAGAGATCACTACATAAGATTACAAAGATAAATGGGAAGAAAGAGAACTGTGTGAAGTTGACTGTGAATATTATGGAAATATTCTTCTGGTAGACAATGCATAATATTCTGTGTCAGTTTACTGTCAGGTTGCGAAGACATTGAGGAATTCTAAACAAAATCCATCTGTATTATTTGTTACCTCAATCCAGCAAGCTCACTCTGGTATGATGCAATCTCTCTCTCGGTTTCTGCTTGGAAGGCTTTTGTCTGATGTAATGCCTTCTCCAACTCATCAACCTTGGTCTTCAGTTTTGATATTTCAACAGCTGCAAGGCTGGCTCCTTCTTTAGCCTACATTTAATAAACATGATTAGTGAGCTGGAATGAAAAATATGTGCTTGAAGCTCTATTAGTGTTAGAATTCTAGAACAGAAttatggttttttgtttgtttgtttttttcccatttgctcTTCTTTAACAGGATAACTACCTTAACTATCAAAATTGTGAGCATGTCTTCTCTAGTCATACTATGCTTTCTTGGCACTTGCATAAATCTTGACGTTAAACTTCAGAATCCATAATGTCtctaagtattaaaaaaaacacacactgatGTAGCTATTTAAAACTTACCAATCTTTCCCAATTGATCTGAGGCCTAtccaaattacttttaaaagaatttatCTCACCGATGCTGTTGCAAGCAATGGGAAACGAAGCTGTTCCCTGTTTAGTTTCAGAAACTACCTTCTGTTTGCTGAGTTCCTGCAGCAATTTGTCTCGGTCATCCTGAAGACTGGCCATAGCCTTGGAAAACGCTTCAATCTGGTGAACATAATTCCCACACTCAGATGACAGTCTGCTAATCTCCAACTCATGGGTGACTAATGTCCTACAAAGATTTTCAATTTCATCACCAATCTGATGAAGTGTAACCTTATTTGCAGCATCAAAATGCACCTTATTCAGAAGACCATTTTCTTTGAGCATACTGACAAGATGTGATTTAAAGGAATCCAATTCAGCTTCAAGTTcgtctcctttctttttttcggACTTGAGTTCTGATGTGTATTTGCTCTGAAGTATCTTTAAGTCCTCTATTATCCTATCTCTGTCATTTTGTAGAGCAGTCATTGCTTTCCCAAAGGCCTCATTTTGGGATCTCAGCTCTCTATTCTGAGATTGAATATCTAGTATTACCTCCGTTAAAGCATCAGGTTCATCTCCATGCTCAGGTGTCAAAAGAGTCTTACTGTATTCCCCATCTGCATTTCTGCCTACTGATTTCTGGACTTCCTGAATCCTCTTCTGAAGTTTTGCTCCATACAGTCCATCAGATACACATTCGTTTTTCTGAACACTACCACTAGTTAACAATTTCTCTCCAGATTCAGAAACAAGTTTCTCCTTGTTTAATGATACAATTAAAGATTCTAAATCATTTACTTTAGAcactaattttttattttcatgttccAGAGATATAGCAGTGTCTGTTTGCAGTTGATTGGATAGTTGCAtgtcttttatttgcttttgaagatcgtatttttctttttcaaggcctTTAATAAAATCCAATTTCTGTTTAAGTAAGTCTTTCAGTTGATGATCTTTCAGAGATAAAACTTGGTTAAGATCTTCCCTATACTTAATTAGCTGTGCACTTAACATTGCATTTTCAGAATGAAGATCATCTATCTGATTGAGAAGTATCCTTAATTCTTGTTTCAAAGCATTATTTTCACTTGCATTGCCAACTATAAGACTGTCCCGCTCATGTAAGACATTTTGGTGAAGATGTTCCAACTCTTTGTATTTAGAAAAAAGATCATCCCGATCATTCTGAAGAGATGACATTGATCTTTTAAAAGCATCTATTTCACTGGCAATTGCAGCCTTATCTTGATCTGCTTTATCTGCTTTCATCTGGAGATTTCTTAGTTCATTTTCCATCCTCTGACAGGACTCCTCAGATtgttctctctccctctgcagAGACCTTAACTGAAGTTCATATTCTTTGATCTGTTCTCTATGTTGAGTCTGTACCTGAACCAGATAGTCAGAAATTTCATCACCTTTTGAAGAAAtaagtaaagaaatttctttatCTTTATTATTTAGCATGATTTTCATTTGCTCAGAAATGGTAATCTGCTTTTCCAATTCAGcattaattttttccttttcagctaGAAGCTGTTGCAATTCTTGTTCTTGTCTTGTAAAATTACTTTCCAGTGCTTTTATCTCTCTTCCTGCACTTTTACTATTCTCTATGAGATGATTaagagaattattttctttaaggagTGCTTGCAAAGCTTCTTCTTTTGACTGAAGAGCACTTTCCAATTCTTGCTGCCTGTTAAAAAAAGAGGTattctcttcttttattttgcagagCTCTTCATGCCGTTGTGTATCAGCAGATTTTTGCCTCAAGTACAGTTCATCCTTTGTTTCCTCTACTACAGAATATTTGATATTCAGTTCTTGAATCTGAGTCATTTTGTCTTTCAGTTCATCTTGTAAAGTCATTATCCTTTTATTACTGTCTTCTATCTGTTTCTCTTTACTTTGGATGGCCTCTTTGAACTGCATTTCCCAGGTCTTCATTTCCGTGATTACCCTATCCCGGTCATTTTGAAGAGAGGACATACACTTTGCAAAAGCAGCTAATCGTGCCAAAGCTGCATTCAAATCTGCCTGAAGTTTCTTGTTTTGAGAATCCTTAAAGTTAACTTCCTCTTGCAATGCATGAATCTCACTAACTGCcctgtctttttctctctgaagggCACTATGTCTTTCCTCCAGGTTCAAAAACTCTCTTTTGTGAACCGATTTTGATTGTTGAAGATTAAGTTCCAATTCTGTCACATGTtctctcttttggatttgtagttcatcttctttcttcttaaGTTCTTTTCTCCAATTTAGATTCTCGGCTGTAAGCCTGTCCACTTCATTCTTTGACTGATCCAACAAGCTCACCTGTGAAGAAAGCTTTTCATTGAGAtggtttatttcttcatttgatTTGGCAAGCTTTTCCGACATATTAGTTAAGTCCTTTTCAAATTTCTCACTTTTTGACTGTGACAGTTTCACAGATCTTTCTAAATCCAGGATCAACTCCTGGAGTTTTATAGAATCCTTTTGCAAATGGTTGATCTCTTGCTGTTTCTCCTTTAAGAGTTCTTgtaattcttttgttttgtttttacttccaCTATTATCTCTCTGGGCACATTTCACCTTCTCTTCAAACACTTTTACAAGGTGTAACTGctgttcttctttttctctaatCACGTTacatttttctgcctttaagTCTTCCAGTTGCTGTAACAGCAAGTTATTCTGCATCTGTACTGATTTCACCCTATCAGTAAGATGatcaatttttttaatgtgattaaGCAATTCTGTTTCAAGAAATTCTCTCTCATTCTTTACTTTGTAAGAACTTTCTTGTACATTTTCTAATTCCTCTTGTAACAGACATTTATCATCCTCTAAAATCTTAACTTTTTCATTTAGACTAACAATTTCTTGGTTAAGACTTTTACATTCCATGTCCAGCTTTGtgatacaattatttttataatccaaagatttttcagtttctttcactttttctgaaattaattttctttcttgttctaGGACAAGCACatcttgttctttttcagaGAGCTTATCCTTTAACATGTTAATGTCCTTTAACAACGATTCATTCTCATACAATGCATCAGTCATTTTAGATTGCATATCATTTTGGTATGTTTCCATTTGACCTTGAAGgtcttccagagctgctttaGTTACACTGATGTTATTATGGAGAATGTCATTCTCattctgaatattctctaaAGTCTGCTTTAAACATTCAGAAGTTTGCTTCAGCTGCTCGTTTTCCTCTGTTAGCTGATGATTCTGCTGAGTGAGCTCCTGAAGACGATCCTTGTGTTCTTCCATCCTCGCCTCTTGCTCACGTATCTGcctttttgctttactttgtaatTCATCAACTTCCAATTTCTTGGATTCACTGAGTTGTTTCAGTTGATCCttaataactttattttcatcAATGAGGTTTTGAAAACGCTTCTCAAGAGCCTCCTTCTCAGATTCTCCTTCTCTGAGTCTTTGAATAGCctcttgcttctcttttctAGTGGCATCAATAACTTGCCTCATATCTGCTATTTTACTACTGATATTCTCGTAAGCCTGAAGGAGAGATTCATACTCTTGCTTTAATTCACTATGTTTAGCCTTCCATCCTGTTAATTCAACTGTCTGAGAATCTTTTAAGGTATTTAGCTGGAAAGAGAAGGCCTCTTTTTCCTGAACTATAGTCTCCATGGTAGATTTAAGACTTTCACATGCAGCAGTgaggttttcattttcagtcaaCAGTCTagcattttcagaaacaagGCTCTCCTCTTCAGATACTGGAGAAACAGTATTCGAACTTTGCTTTTCTCTACCAACCTCTAACAACAATTGTTCAAGTGTACCTGTCTTGTTCACCAGTTCCTCCCTTTCTAATATCAGCTTATCAATCTGGTCTTTTAGACATCTATTTTCTCTCAGGGCCTCTTTCCGTGATATTAAAGCTGCTTGTAATTTTCTCTGAAGGCGGTCTTCTCTAGGCTTCTCCTCTGCTGTAGTTCTTTGCTCTTGTGGTTTAgaattatttacatttacagTTTTTACCAGTGGTTCTTGAcctatttgcatttctttctggatTTGATATTCCGTTGTTTCTTTCAGTTTAGTTTTCCCAGAGTAATCAGTCTCTGATAGTTGAAAACAGGTGCTTTTACTTTGCAATTTTCCTTGAAGCGACTTACTTTCTAAACAGAACTCTCTCCGTTCCTTTTCAGtatcattttcttccttaaacTCTTTGCATGACACCACAGGACTACTTGTCTCAGCCTTCTCATGTAGTATACATAGCTCTCTCAGAAGCTTTTcgttttcttcactgaaatggtTTACCTCACTTTTCATATTAATTAGCTCCAAATCGGACTTCTCTATACGACTGAGAAGCTCTTCTTTTTCGCTCTTCATTTCTTCCAAAGCCGCTTTATAACGGTGGGCTTCTTCTTGGCCCTCCTTTATAGCTTCCTTTAATAATTCCTTTTCCAGATCAAGTTTCTCTCTGAAATCCTTAAGTGAAGAATGCAATGCTTCTATTTCCTCATTCTTTTCTGCAACCTCCTTCTTAGCTTTCATTCTCAATCTCTGCATTTTCTCCTGACTCATCTTGTaatcctcttcattttttttaataagtgtttctttctcattattGACATGTTCAAGTATTGCCTTAATGTCTACAACTTCAGCCGCATAtgctttcagctttttctttagCTGCTTTAAGTCCTCCAACAAACTGTCCTTACATTGCTCCTGGTATTGTTCCTTCTGTCCTACAGAGTTTAAGTCAACTTTAAgagtttcttctctttccccaaCAAATTCAACTAATATTTTTCTCAACTCTTCCTTtagcatttctgtttcttcctgaaGCTTTGCATAATTACTTCTTAGTTCTTCTAATTCAGTCTCTTTCCTTGTTACTGAAGCTACTACATTTTCTGACTCTTTCAAGGATGCAGTCTGAACCTTGCTTCTTGATTTTTCTGATTCCAAACTCTTCACATCAGTTTCTTCACATTTTCCCAAAAGCTCCCCCTGtaaggtttctttttccttttttacttgATTCATAATATTAATTTCACTGTTGGAGTCCAAACATTTCTTATGGTCCCCAGCACTTAAATTGGTCTCTTCAGAATTGTAATTTTTCAATAATTCTTCCCTCTGAACTTCAGACTTCACCTTTTCAAGAGCTATAAAGAGCTGAGAACGTTCCTCTTCATATGCACATACTTTTTCATCAAGCACAGATTGTAGGTGAGCAAGCATGCAGTCCTTTTCTTCTAAAGATTTTAGGTTCTGTTcacatatattttgtttttcagcaataACATCAGTTAGTCCTGCAATACTGGTCTCAAGTTGCTCTAAATGAGAGGCCTTTGCAGacaacatttcatttaaatcaCTTATTTTGGCATCTTTTTCTAAAAGTTCTTGCTTCAAAGTTCCAAGATTAGACtcaaaatcattattttgtaCTTCAACTAGTTTCAGCTTGTCTGTTAACTCAGTAACTTTCTTCAACAactcctctgattttttttgctctttttctatttcttcctgtcCACTCTTTTCTAGTTTTCCAACTTTTTGCATTAGATCCCTTCTTACTATCAGTGCTGCTTgaagtttctttttcagattCTCTTTTTCCTTGCCAAGTTTCTCAAGATTAAACTGCAtctcccctttttctttcattaaatcTTTAACAACAGCTTCTCTATCGCTTAACATAACCTGACTACATTCCAGTTCTCTCTTACAATCCCCAAGTTCCTGCAGTACTCTATTTAGTTCTTCTACAGAACTATTATGAACAGCTTCCAGATCCTGCAGCTTGCGATTTAATGTATTCCTCTCTTCTGAAAAATTCAGCATTTCATTTGACAATGATTCCATGACCTGGGCAACAGAGCAGtccttttctttcagctgctggCTTAGACCAGAAATTAAATCCTTTTGCTGATTTACCTGTGAAGTTAAGTTTTCTATAAGTTGgtcttttcttcccatttcttcAAGAAAACTTGCTACTTTTTTACCTTCAGCATGCAATTTTTCTTGACTGGttcttactatttcttctgatttatttattttgtcctgAAGAAATTCAACCTGCTTGTTCATTTCTGCAAATgattcctctctttctttcaaaagaGACTGTTGCTTACATAATGTTTCCTTGACAGTGACCATTTCTTGTGATAGGCATTCAATTTCAGATTCATAGGTGCCCTTCATCTTTTCAATATCACTCTGCAGCAactccttctctttctcaagTAATCGCATGCTTTTTAATTCATCTTTTATGATAtctatttccttctgtttttctaaaaGAATCAGTTGCAATTGTTCTCCTTCTGCTTCTTTGCTCAAAATAGTAGTTATCAGAGTGGAGAATTTTTCCAACTGAATTTTACTATCAGTTAGTTGCAGTTGGGAATCTGAAGTCTGTGCATTCTCTTCTTTATACAAAAGCTTACTATTAAGTAATGGAGATAGGGTTTGAGTTAATTCCTCTTTGGAAAGATCCAGCTCTTGCTGTAAAGACTGGATTTTGTTATCCTttgatttcatttcactttctaAGCTGCTCAAATGCTcagtaagatttttattttgtaaagttGCCCTATCGAGTTCTGTCACCCATTTGTTTTCTGACTCAAGTAGATTTTGTTCTAGAGTTTTAAATTTAAGTTCTAACTTAGAAAGTTCTTCACCCTTCGCACTAACCTGCATTTGTAacttctctttttcagtcttcatctgCAGTTTGACAGCATCTATCTGCATTCTTGAATAATTCTCACTGGTTTCtagtttttcattaatttcttgAAGCTCTTCCAATTGCTTTTGCAAATGATTTTGAGATGCAGTAAGCTGTGTGTTTTCAGCCATCAGTTTATCAGCATCTTCttgtaacatatttttttctttctgtaaagatTCTACCTGGCTTTGCAGATTACCTATTAAAAGCGCATTGTCGTGGCTGTCTTGAGATGACTTGGAATTTACATTCATCAGCTCTAACTTTAAACATGCTATGTTATCTGCCTGTTCACTGCACGTCACACGCAGGGACTCCACAGCCAATTCTTTTTGCTGTAAATCTTGTTCCCATGTACTTATTTGGTCTAGTGCTTTTTGGTATTCATTTTTTACAGCCTCAAGCTCAACTGTCAAAGAATcgatttttttctgattaataTTAAAGTCTTCATTCTTTTCCTGAAATTCCTTAGTAAGATTTTTCATGGCTGCATCGCTTTTCTCCAATTCTTCTCTGAGAACCGCAATCTCGCTAGAAAGAATATTAATGTTGCTATCTGCCAACTGTATACTTGTATCTTTCTCCTTCACAGAATTAAGCAGTCCAGCAATaacttc is part of the Anas platyrhynchos isolate ZD024472 breed Pekin duck chromosome 5, IASCAAS_PekinDuck_T2T, whole genome shotgun sequence genome and harbors:
- the LOC101803508 gene encoding uncharacterized protein isoform X2 is translated as MMRLGSNSLHAEKCTGEGKTRQLLVRHTSYLETMWKWGSGDDSPSKAAAGSQDAGNVSVTDLTEQLTSTEQLVTQLKELVREKDAELRNKDNQLKEERESADAKLSKVKLQNKAKVASLTSQLEELKKQLAAAGGLEEKAEQKKASRDGDQENAAANRGKILVLRRRIEELESQITQKNEELQKKNAELEAQRCRGTEMDAMLAEKEKKLAERDAYIIDLQIACGSGGTANEILLPNEELKNELSIKESSLQSMQILVQNLTKKVGDSEEKCSLFQEQIESLKTVQSNERERFQEMEAAYIENVRVFQNIIQEKEKELEAQRKKHEQELFKLVAKSDASADLEQLLKALKQKLHEKEEVMLGRTQVIDVLQKELDAKDQQLKEINENLKRLQSEKENLQSKLDAERHVLRAQIKDMMEKHVLEMTKVREKYDAELHEIQEKHETELQEKDQALVQLKKQVEELTVSGQTKDVRDLESTTKEKMEELEVQLKLKTEEATKSEAKFLKMKAWSKSRIKQLEDELKNFSSKNNDVSALNNRVSELEAEKEELQSKLQSLHEIRTQNEELLTKLEVYEEQQRKLQADLDQVTKRAASQASESGSVDELQSHLLEWQENVPESEESRDQVREEKSAMALRMAQIEEEREAIVSGQQELEEELTTAQGMGRLQQARRKSNQTSRKVQEEYSFDGKQCFQEALNVTLDSTDSAEGENMGGWWPEYTSPNAGLRSVVEELELERNQLQEQILFLEERCQDLEDRLQLQGRMEALQNENERLQAQLTQLRNQQIRDAEKHQMLISGLNEQLKGLSDRNSFLETSLGEKEQKLLNMTEKLEQIETLTKLLQEKDLLSKELGEKFVHTEQKLNEVLKKCNVYEVENTEQKTIISDLTEKVATLKEKTLKQDGMVESMQLDLEQTNEELDKLNTSHLEERSQLIQDLQKREREIDNLKESLAEKEREISALSLNMTEYSEQVVILKQQVQCKEEEIRGMEEALSKAEREAHLLKEVQTADVRDASVKISVLSEQSNTMRLELERVRVENEAKTKENEELIRQISENSITIKDLRSEIKASNVTYHNSLMECESQITLLKEQISKSSEKLQETENKQRKETEYLKSQIEESNTLKEKWNSLLKEKENKEQTLENELKSIKDLYNKLVLEDAKKDEELAQLCQKLTEHTEHQETIKKELQEKQEIIISLDKKLGFLEQQNEETKLKLTGDLKAKETCCKELNNQLSEIHKQINKMEIETQEKASANKQLQADLEGKEEELAEQIKANEQLKKSIDLVEKEKQQLISENENLSKLLDVKECELLKKIQAVAEIENKLSVSTAEYQKTVSVLNCDKNTLAKEIEQLSVLAEQKENSVAEQLQKKTKECNVLADQLFESKEQAQQLHEQMQSLLIQLKDAKDNEIKKEEMINSKLSECGTLIQELSHSKEKNLLLQEQVQSLTLDIEAKSRCLEEKILQNDSLHKEMEDSKFYVVELQDEIKNLKEEKTKLSQWVEERNLTVKSQGSELEKLHKQVSDKIEESRALNNQLQLLSKEVAALKNEKEDLSNLLSEKSREFEVLQSQLVQQQSEVTSARQQAHTAALENEKLKVDIETVNAMAMKKSDEVAALTSHLSQQSHNILALKDQIDGLVIEKEDLRTVLEEKETLISEKDVLIQQMKDSKMAGEGQYLQIVSDLQNQIQTLGFETSQLRQAMQEKENECKRQAQELKLLKDKSEESDVLRVQLSENMEVISDLQYQLRNVTEKTAQLNDSITQKDESLKQKSDEYVSLKAHLSDVQESSVLQQKQLELLTSEAEQLKALVSEKDSTVNSMSLFSESLKMQIQEKENECEVLKKQVVELEDVKLNLQKELQHQKNVIIEMDRSLLEKESSLVENESLLKTLKEKAKKDEENINLISQLTSQVHDLTQELQKSKELVHEKENALVSLQEKIEAQYELKTEFNAALNKKEEVIAGLLNSVKEKDTSIQLADSNINILSSEIAVLREELEKSDAAMKNLTKEFQEKNEDFNINQKKIDSLTVELEAVKNEYQKALDQISTWEQDLQQKELAVESLRVTCSEQADNIACLKLELMNVNSKSSQDSHDNALLIGNLQSQVESLQKEKNMLQEDADKLMAENTQLTASQNHLQKQLEELQEINEKLETSENYSRMQIDAVKLQMKTEKEKLQMQVSAKGEELSKLELKFKTLEQNLLESENKWVTELDRATLQNKNLTEHLSSLESEMKSKDNKIQSLQQELDLSKEELTQTLSPLLNSKLLYKEENAQTSDSQLQLTDSKIQLEKFSTLITTILSKEAEGEQLQLILLEKQKEIDIIKDELKSMRLLEKEKELLQSDIEKMKGTYESEIECLSQEMVTVKETLCKQQSLLKEREESFAEMNKQVEFLQDKINKSEEIVRTSQEKLHAEGKKVASFLEEMGRKDQLIENLTSQVNQQKDLISGLSQQLKEKDCSVAQVMESLSNEMLNFSEERNTLNRKLQDLEAVHNSSVEELNRVLQELGDCKRELECSQVMLSDREAVVKDLMKEKGEMQFNLEKLGKEKENLKKKLQAALIVRRDLMQKVGKLEKSGQEEIEKEQKKSEELLKKVTELTDKLKLVEVQNNDFESNLGTLKQELLEKDAKISDLNEMLSAKASHLEQLETSIAGLTDVIAEKQNICEQNLKSLEEKDCMLAHLQSVLDEKVCAYEEERSQLFIALEKVKSEVQREELLKNYNSEETNLSAGDHKKCLDSNSEINIMNQVKKEKETLQGELLGKCEETDVKSLESEKSRSKVQTASLKESENVVASVTRKETELEELRSNYAKLQEETEMLKEELRKILVEFVGEREETLKVDLNSVGQKEQYQEQCKDSLLEDLKQLKKKLKAYAAEVVDIKAILEHVNNEKETLIKKNEEDYKMSQEKMQRLRMKAKKEVAEKNEEIEALHSSLKDFREKLDLEKELLKEAIKEGQEEAHRYKAALEEMKSEKEELLSRIEKSDLELINMKSEVNHFSEENEKLLRELCILHEKAETSSPVVSCKEFKEENDTEKERREFCLESKSLQGKLQSKSTCFQLSETDYSGKTKLKETTEYQIQKEMQIGQEPLVKTVNVNNSKPQEQRTTAEEKPREDRLQRKLQAALISRKEALRENRCLKDQIDKLILEREELVNKTGTLEQLLLEVGREKQSSNTVSPVSEEESLVSENARLLTENENLTAACESLKSTMETIVQEKEAFSFQLNTLKDSQTVELTGWKAKHSELKQEYESLLQAYENISSKIADMRQVIDATRKEKQEAIQRLREGESEKEALEKRFQNLIDENKVIKDQLKQLSESKKLEVDELQSKAKRQIREQEARMEEHKDRLQELTQQNHQLTEENEQLKQTSECLKQTLENIQNENDILHNNISVTKAALEDLQGQMETYQNDMQSKMTDALYENESLLKDINMLKDKLSEKEQDVLVLEQERKLISEKVKETEKSLDYKNNCITKLDMECKSLNQEIVSLNEKVKILEDDKCLLQEELENVQESSYKVKNEREFLETELLNHIKKIDHLTDRVKSVQMQNNLLLQQLEDLKAEKCNVIREKEEQQLHLVKVFEEKVKCAQRDNSGSKNKTKELQELLKEKQQEINHLQKDSIKLQELILDLERSVKLSQSKSEKFEKDLTNMSEKLAKSNEEINHLNEKLSSQVSLLDQSKNEVDRLTAENLNWRKELKKKEDELQIQKREHVTELELNLQQSKSVHKREFLNLEERHSALQREKDRAVSEIHALQEEVNFKDSQNKKLQADLNAALARLAAFAKCMSSLQNDRDRVITEMKTWEMQFKEAIQSKEKQIEDSNKRIMTLQDELKDKMTQIQELNIKYSVVEETKDELYLRQKSADTQRHEELCKIKEENTSFFNRQQELESALQSKEEALQALLKENNSLNHLIENSKSAGREIKALESNFTRQEQELQQLLAEKEKINAELEKQITISEQMKIMLNNKDKEISLLISSKGDEISDYLVQVQTQHREQIKEYELQLRSLQREREQSEESCQRMENELRNLQMKADKADQDKAAIASEIDAFKRSMSSLQNDRDDLFSKYKELEHLHQNVLHERDSLIVGNASENNALKQELRILLNQIDDLHSENAMLSAQLIKYREDLNQVLSLKDHQLKDLLKQKLDFIKGLEKEKYDLQKQIKDMQLSNQLQTDTAISLEHENKKLVSKVNDLESLIVSLNKEKLVSESGEKLLTSGSVQKNECVSDGLYGAKLQKRIQEVQKSVGRNADGEYSKTLLTPEHGDEPDALTEVILDIQSQNRELRSQNEAFGKAMTALQNDRDRIIEDLKILQSKYTSELKSEKKKGDELEAELDSFKSHLVSMLKENGLLNKVHFDAANKVTLHQIGDEIENLCRTLVTHELEISRLSSECGNYVHQIEAFSKAMASLQDDRDKLLQELSKQKVVSETKQGTASFPIACNSIGEINSFKSNLDRPQINWERLAKEGASLAAVEISKLKTKVDELEKALHQTKAFQAETEREIASYQSELAGLRTEKSLLLSESEALRNQCQMTVAEKDRQIAELQKLQEDLIVKKSVSTSGNYPVKVLETASLAGSADNPEEIKHVLAEKNQLQNELQRCLQEMHQKDLHLHQINSKVVQSAEENAVLSAQLKTLSQTLRDNQLRYTDLQNRYLRLEREYQTMQVTSFQGTVQDETRAEVPPGAPQERSAVIVEIDNMELNELRKRLAETEQQYDSVQQALSQLTETLSEEKRRREAAEEALGLSEELSNRFEVSSYRSVPREYTVQMETEEEREALIINPSEHVIVRKVKGGALSFRRWLRGRSLYCSKLLTSRAKSRYLFLTYLVTLHLVVLLCLTGVL